In a single window of the Rhodamnia argentea isolate NSW1041297 chromosome 2, ASM2092103v1, whole genome shotgun sequence genome:
- the LOC115739634 gene encoding protein FAM91A1 isoform X2 encodes MQRDPATVEEQLILKAIKEECPWESLPKRLQATLSSKEEWHRRIIEHCIKKRLQWSTCFARKVCKESEYYEDMMRYLRRNLGLFPYHLAEYVCRVMRISPFRYYCDMIFEVMKNEQPYDSIPNFSAADALRLTGIGRNEFIDIMNKCRSKKIMWKLNKSIAKEMLPTQPVDFTIEPWWGVCLVNFTLEEFKKLSEEETAMIDKICKEEANAYILFDPDIIKGLYRRGLVYFDAPVYPDDRFKVSRLEGFVSNREQSYEDPIEELLYAVFVVSSENATVAELAATLQADLFQLQAAASFACRLGWAVKVIDPASYLQEASIPGTPRNILSEEDASHANVGPENLFGDSDAAQQGDVSGWSESNRPASGHVRVAFVVDANITSYLMMGSVSPGLKSHAVTLYEAGKLGHASIADLCKDLSTLEGTKFEGELQEFANHAFSLRCVLECLQSGGVSTSPSLDEACSNMGNIGPSKDVVSSLEVENSSNDNPGQAYTTENGLNLDDSTKSETPQDHSPVIEANSVSEEMSSINISEDSNYANEIAILETTIQNNDKLTPDEALDTGRNTSKRLKKYRVDILRCESLASLAPATLDRLFLRDYDVVVSMVPLPFSSVLPGPSGPIHFGPPSYSSLTPWMKLVLYSTVASGPLSVVLMKGQCLRLLPAPLAGCEKALIWSWDGSTVGGLGGKFEGNLVKGSVLLHCLNSLLKYSSVLVQPLSRCDLDESGRVITMDVPLPLRNFDGSVAFIGEELGLSAGESSKLNSLLNVLANKIELGMIGYIRLLRLFKERDSDYFSPDDEKYEWVPLSVEFGIPLFSPKLCNLICKRVVSSQVLQTDSLTEHHDAMQGLRKKLRDVCAEYQATGPAAKLLYQKEQSKEKSRQLITYASGRWNPLVDTSSPISGASSEHQRLKLANRQRCRTEILSFDGSILRSYALAPAYEAALRPDEEAASTTAMKVEPDEADGREVILPGVNLLFDGSELHPFDIGACLQARQPISLIAEASAASAAFAIK; translated from the exons ATGCAGCGAGATCCCGCTACGGTCGAGGAGCAGTTGATCTTGAAAGCAATCAAGGAGGAGTGCCCCTGGGAAAGCCTCCCTAAACGACTCCAAGCCACTCTTTCATCCAAAGAAGAATGGCACCGGAG GATAATCGAACATTGCATAAAGAAAAGACTACAGTGGAGTACCTGCTTTGCTCGTAAAGTTTGCAAAGAAAGTGAGTATTACGAAGACATGATGCGGTACCTGCGAAGGAACTTGGGA CTGTTTCCCTACCATCTAGCAGAGTATGTTTGCCGTGTCATGAGGATATCACCTTTCAGATATTACTGCGACATGATATTTGAGGTCATGAAGAATG AGCAACCTTATGACAGCATTCCAAATTTTAGTGCTGCGGATGCCTTGCGACTAACAGGAATAGGGAGAAATGAATTTATCGATATTATGAACAAGTGCAGATCCAAG AAAATTATGTGGAAGCTGAACAAGTCCATTGCAAAAGAAATGTTGCCTACACAACCTGTGGATTTTACCATTGAACCGTGGTGGGGAGTTTGTTTAGTAAACTTCACCCTTGAGGAATTTAAG AAACTCTCAGAAGAAGAAACGGCAATGATCGATAAAATCTGCAAGGAAGAAGCAAATGCATATATTTTGTTTGATCCTGACATTATAAAGGGTCTATACAGGCGGGGACTAGTTTACTTTGATGCCCCAGTTTACCCTGATGACCGTTTCAAAG TTTCCAGGCTTGAAGGGTTTGTTTCCAACAGGGAGCAGTCGTACGAGGACCCTATTGAGGA GTTACTTTACGCTGTTTTCGTGGTCTCAAGTGAGAATGCCACGGTTGCCGAACTGGCTGCAACATTACAGGCTGACCTTTTCCAGCTTCAGGCTGCTGCTTCTTTTGCTTGCCGACTGGGATGGGCAGTAAAAGTGATTGATCCGGCCTCTTATCTTCAGGAGGCAAGCATTCCAGGAACTCCGAGAAACATATTGAGTGAAGAAGATGCTTCTCATGCTAATGTTGGCCCAGAAAACTTGTTTGGAGACAGTGATGCTGCTCAACAAGGTGATGTCTCAGGGTGGTCAGAAAGCAATAGGCCAGCTAGTGGCCATGTTCGTGTGGCTTTTGTGGTTGATGCGAACATCACCTCCTACCTTATGATGGGGTCTGTTTCACCAG GTTTGAAATCTCATGCTGTGACACTATATGAAGCGGGAAAGTTGGGTCATGCTAGCATTGCTGATCTCTGCAAGGATCTAAGTACTTTGGAAGGAACTAAATTTGAGGGAGAACTGCAGGAATTTGCAAATCATGCCTTCAGCCTTCGCTGTGTTCTTGAATGTCTGCAATCAGGGGGTGTTTCTACCAGTCCAAGTCTGGATGAAGCCTGCAGTAACATGGGCAATATTGGTCCAAGCAAGGACGTGGTTAGTTCTCTTGAGGTTGAAAACTCTTCCAATGACAATCCAGGGCAAGCATACACGACTGAGAATGGGCTAAATTTGGATGATTCCACAAAATCTGAAACACCCCAGGACCATTCTCCTGTTATAGAGGCCAATAGTGTATCAGAAGAGATGTCGTCAATCAATATATCAGAAGACAGTAACTATGCAAACGAGATTGCTATTTTGGAGACAACTATCCAGAATAATGACAAGTTGACACCAGATGAAGCATTAGACACAGGAAGAAACACTTCAAAGAGGCTAAAGAAGTATCGTGTGGATATTCTGCGCTGTGAAAGCTTGGCTTCTCTTGCACCAGCCACTTTGGATCGACTGTTTCTTCGTGACTATGATGTTGTTGTATCCATGgttcctcttccattttcttcagTTCTTCCTGGACCATCAGGTCCAATTCATTTTGGTCCTCCCTCTTATTCATCATTGACGCCTTGGATGAAATTGGTTCTGTACTCAACTGTGGCTAGTGGCCCTTTATCTGTTGTTCTGATGAAAGGACAGTGTCTACGCTTGCTTCCTGCACCACTGGCTGGTTGCGAGAAAGCACTCATATGGTCCTGGGATGGCTCTACTGTAGGAGGTCTTGGAGGCAAGTTTGAGGGAAATCTAGTTAAAGGGAGTGTACTTTTACACTGCTTGAATTCACTTCTCAAGTATTCCTCTGTATTGGTCCAACCATTAAGTAGGTGTGACCTTGATGAATCTGGTAGAGTCATCACTATGGATGTCCCTTTGCCGTTGAGAAACTTTGATGGTTCAGTTGCTTTCATTGGTGAAGAATTGGGGCTATCTGCAGGAGAGAGttcaaaattgaactctttGTTGAATGTTCTTGCAAACAAGATAGAGTTGGGAATGATTGGTTATATCCGTTTGTTAAGACTTTTTAAAGAAAGAGACTCGGACTACTTTTCTCCTGATGACGAGAAGTATGAATGGGTCCCTTTGAGTGTGGAATTTGGCATTCCACTTTTCAGTCCAAAACTATGCAACCTAATATGTAAAAGAGTGGTCTCATCTCAAGTTCTTCAGACAGATTCACTTACTGAGCATCATGATGCAATGCAAGGGTTGAGGAAAAAGCTGCGAGATGTTTGTGCAGAGTACCAAGCAACGGGTCCAGCTGCTAAACTTCTGTATCAGAAAGAGCAATCTAAGGAGAAATCTCGACAACTAATAACCTATGCTAGTGGAAGGTGGAATCCACTAGTGGATACTTCTTCACCAATTTCTGGTGCCTCAAGTGAGCATCAGAGATTGAAACTTGCTAACAGACAGCGTTGCCGCACTGAAATCCTGAGCTTTGATGGCAGCATTCTTAG ATCATATGCTTTAGCCCCTGCTTATGAAGCAGCATTAAGGCCTGATGAAGAAGCGGCTTCAACAACTGCAATGAAGGTTGAACCGGATGAAGCTGATGGCAGAGAAGTAATACTTCCTGGTGTAAATCTCCTGTTTGACGGTTCTGAGTTGCACCCCTTTGATATCGGTGCTTGCTTGCAAGCTCGCCAACCAATATCACTAATAGCAGAGGCCTCAGCTGCCTCTGCAGCTTTTGCAATTAAATAG
- the LOC115739552 gene encoding uncharacterized protein LOC115739552, whose protein sequence is MNDSHQPSPSLYRDGKTGEGPKGKLGEGNVRMENARARREAARWRCRKHPKHRQSTGVCSLCLSKKLSRLSSGSYLRGSTGANRRYSCSSSPSSSSSLSSYHSSSESSSCSSPIHRYGRFAHEARSGPVSMLFGGKDGLKKSRSIAFAPKTRAGGDCAGEIIKGEKSKGGFWSKLIPARRKRDGAGGGDLKSLKHSLTQRETVTM, encoded by the coding sequence ATGAACGACAGCCACCAACCTTCACCCTCTTTATATCGCGACGGAAAGACTGGAGAAGGGCCTAAGGGAAAGCTTGGGGAAGGGAATGTGAGAATGGAGAACGCGAGGGCACGGAGGGAAGCGGCTCGCTGGCGGTGCAGGAAGCACCCGAAGCACCGGCAATCGACCGGCGTGTGCTCGCTTTGCTTGAGCAAGAAGCTCTCCCGGTTATCCAGCGGCAGTTATCTACGCGGCTCGACCGGGGCGAACAGACGTTATTCTTGCTCCTcctcgccgtcgtcgtcgtcttcgcTGTCGTCCTACCACTCCTCTTCCGAGTCGTCCTCGTGCTCGAGTCCGATCCATCGCTACGGCCGGTTCGCCCACGAAGCGAGGTCCGGGCCGGTGTCGATGCTCTTCGGGGGCAAGGACGGGCTCAAGAAGAGCCGGTCCATCGCCTTCGCGCCGAAGACGAGAGCGGGCGGGGATTGCGCTGGAGAGATCATCAAGGGAGAGAAGAGCAAAGGTGGGTTTTGGTCCAAGCTGATCCCTGCCAGGAGGAAGAGGGATGGAGCGGGAGGTGGCGACTTGAAGAGCTTGAAGCATTCCTTGACGCAGAGGGAGACGGTGACCATGTAA
- the LOC115739634 gene encoding protein FAM91A1 isoform X1, with product MSRACHDEQHHALNLQLIELFSSSRSQSPRVGPIISKSETLPRSDRRRSSQVMWQLLIFQEVVTMQRDPATVEEQLILKAIKEECPWESLPKRLQATLSSKEEWHRRIIEHCIKKRLQWSTCFARKVCKESEYYEDMMRYLRRNLGLFPYHLAEYVCRVMRISPFRYYCDMIFEVMKNEQPYDSIPNFSAADALRLTGIGRNEFIDIMNKCRSKKIMWKLNKSIAKEMLPTQPVDFTIEPWWGVCLVNFTLEEFKKLSEEETAMIDKICKEEANAYILFDPDIIKGLYRRGLVYFDAPVYPDDRFKVSRLEGFVSNREQSYEDPIEELLYAVFVVSSENATVAELAATLQADLFQLQAAASFACRLGWAVKVIDPASYLQEASIPGTPRNILSEEDASHANVGPENLFGDSDAAQQGDVSGWSESNRPASGHVRVAFVVDANITSYLMMGSVSPGLKSHAVTLYEAGKLGHASIADLCKDLSTLEGTKFEGELQEFANHAFSLRCVLECLQSGGVSTSPSLDEACSNMGNIGPSKDVVSSLEVENSSNDNPGQAYTTENGLNLDDSTKSETPQDHSPVIEANSVSEEMSSINISEDSNYANEIAILETTIQNNDKLTPDEALDTGRNTSKRLKKYRVDILRCESLASLAPATLDRLFLRDYDVVVSMVPLPFSSVLPGPSGPIHFGPPSYSSLTPWMKLVLYSTVASGPLSVVLMKGQCLRLLPAPLAGCEKALIWSWDGSTVGGLGGKFEGNLVKGSVLLHCLNSLLKYSSVLVQPLSRCDLDESGRVITMDVPLPLRNFDGSVAFIGEELGLSAGESSKLNSLLNVLANKIELGMIGYIRLLRLFKERDSDYFSPDDEKYEWVPLSVEFGIPLFSPKLCNLICKRVVSSQVLQTDSLTEHHDAMQGLRKKLRDVCAEYQATGPAAKLLYQKEQSKEKSRQLITYASGRWNPLVDTSSPISGASSEHQRLKLANRQRCRTEILSFDGSILRSYALAPAYEAALRPDEEAASTTAMKVEPDEADGREVILPGVNLLFDGSELHPFDIGACLQARQPISLIAEASAASAAFAIK from the exons ATGAGTCGAGCTTGTCACGACGAGCAGCATCATGCACTGAATTTACAACTCATCGAGCTCTTCTCATCCTCCAGATCTCAATCTCCAAGAGTTGGTCCGATCATTTCGAAGTCCGAAACCCTTCCTCGATCTGACCGACGCCGCAG CTCTC AGGTGATGTGGCAGCTGTTGATTTTCCAGGAAGTGGTGACAATGCAGCGAGATCCCGCTACGGTCGAGGAGCAGTTGATCTTGAAAGCAATCAAGGAGGAGTGCCCCTGGGAAAGCCTCCCTAAACGACTCCAAGCCACTCTTTCATCCAAAGAAGAATGGCACCGGAG GATAATCGAACATTGCATAAAGAAAAGACTACAGTGGAGTACCTGCTTTGCTCGTAAAGTTTGCAAAGAAAGTGAGTATTACGAAGACATGATGCGGTACCTGCGAAGGAACTTGGGA CTGTTTCCCTACCATCTAGCAGAGTATGTTTGCCGTGTCATGAGGATATCACCTTTCAGATATTACTGCGACATGATATTTGAGGTCATGAAGAATG AGCAACCTTATGACAGCATTCCAAATTTTAGTGCTGCGGATGCCTTGCGACTAACAGGAATAGGGAGAAATGAATTTATCGATATTATGAACAAGTGCAGATCCAAG AAAATTATGTGGAAGCTGAACAAGTCCATTGCAAAAGAAATGTTGCCTACACAACCTGTGGATTTTACCATTGAACCGTGGTGGGGAGTTTGTTTAGTAAACTTCACCCTTGAGGAATTTAAG AAACTCTCAGAAGAAGAAACGGCAATGATCGATAAAATCTGCAAGGAAGAAGCAAATGCATATATTTTGTTTGATCCTGACATTATAAAGGGTCTATACAGGCGGGGACTAGTTTACTTTGATGCCCCAGTTTACCCTGATGACCGTTTCAAAG TTTCCAGGCTTGAAGGGTTTGTTTCCAACAGGGAGCAGTCGTACGAGGACCCTATTGAGGA GTTACTTTACGCTGTTTTCGTGGTCTCAAGTGAGAATGCCACGGTTGCCGAACTGGCTGCAACATTACAGGCTGACCTTTTCCAGCTTCAGGCTGCTGCTTCTTTTGCTTGCCGACTGGGATGGGCAGTAAAAGTGATTGATCCGGCCTCTTATCTTCAGGAGGCAAGCATTCCAGGAACTCCGAGAAACATATTGAGTGAAGAAGATGCTTCTCATGCTAATGTTGGCCCAGAAAACTTGTTTGGAGACAGTGATGCTGCTCAACAAGGTGATGTCTCAGGGTGGTCAGAAAGCAATAGGCCAGCTAGTGGCCATGTTCGTGTGGCTTTTGTGGTTGATGCGAACATCACCTCCTACCTTATGATGGGGTCTGTTTCACCAG GTTTGAAATCTCATGCTGTGACACTATATGAAGCGGGAAAGTTGGGTCATGCTAGCATTGCTGATCTCTGCAAGGATCTAAGTACTTTGGAAGGAACTAAATTTGAGGGAGAACTGCAGGAATTTGCAAATCATGCCTTCAGCCTTCGCTGTGTTCTTGAATGTCTGCAATCAGGGGGTGTTTCTACCAGTCCAAGTCTGGATGAAGCCTGCAGTAACATGGGCAATATTGGTCCAAGCAAGGACGTGGTTAGTTCTCTTGAGGTTGAAAACTCTTCCAATGACAATCCAGGGCAAGCATACACGACTGAGAATGGGCTAAATTTGGATGATTCCACAAAATCTGAAACACCCCAGGACCATTCTCCTGTTATAGAGGCCAATAGTGTATCAGAAGAGATGTCGTCAATCAATATATCAGAAGACAGTAACTATGCAAACGAGATTGCTATTTTGGAGACAACTATCCAGAATAATGACAAGTTGACACCAGATGAAGCATTAGACACAGGAAGAAACACTTCAAAGAGGCTAAAGAAGTATCGTGTGGATATTCTGCGCTGTGAAAGCTTGGCTTCTCTTGCACCAGCCACTTTGGATCGACTGTTTCTTCGTGACTATGATGTTGTTGTATCCATGgttcctcttccattttcttcagTTCTTCCTGGACCATCAGGTCCAATTCATTTTGGTCCTCCCTCTTATTCATCATTGACGCCTTGGATGAAATTGGTTCTGTACTCAACTGTGGCTAGTGGCCCTTTATCTGTTGTTCTGATGAAAGGACAGTGTCTACGCTTGCTTCCTGCACCACTGGCTGGTTGCGAGAAAGCACTCATATGGTCCTGGGATGGCTCTACTGTAGGAGGTCTTGGAGGCAAGTTTGAGGGAAATCTAGTTAAAGGGAGTGTACTTTTACACTGCTTGAATTCACTTCTCAAGTATTCCTCTGTATTGGTCCAACCATTAAGTAGGTGTGACCTTGATGAATCTGGTAGAGTCATCACTATGGATGTCCCTTTGCCGTTGAGAAACTTTGATGGTTCAGTTGCTTTCATTGGTGAAGAATTGGGGCTATCTGCAGGAGAGAGttcaaaattgaactctttGTTGAATGTTCTTGCAAACAAGATAGAGTTGGGAATGATTGGTTATATCCGTTTGTTAAGACTTTTTAAAGAAAGAGACTCGGACTACTTTTCTCCTGATGACGAGAAGTATGAATGGGTCCCTTTGAGTGTGGAATTTGGCATTCCACTTTTCAGTCCAAAACTATGCAACCTAATATGTAAAAGAGTGGTCTCATCTCAAGTTCTTCAGACAGATTCACTTACTGAGCATCATGATGCAATGCAAGGGTTGAGGAAAAAGCTGCGAGATGTTTGTGCAGAGTACCAAGCAACGGGTCCAGCTGCTAAACTTCTGTATCAGAAAGAGCAATCTAAGGAGAAATCTCGACAACTAATAACCTATGCTAGTGGAAGGTGGAATCCACTAGTGGATACTTCTTCACCAATTTCTGGTGCCTCAAGTGAGCATCAGAGATTGAAACTTGCTAACAGACAGCGTTGCCGCACTGAAATCCTGAGCTTTGATGGCAGCATTCTTAG ATCATATGCTTTAGCCCCTGCTTATGAAGCAGCATTAAGGCCTGATGAAGAAGCGGCTTCAACAACTGCAATGAAGGTTGAACCGGATGAAGCTGATGGCAGAGAAGTAATACTTCCTGGTGTAAATCTCCTGTTTGACGGTTCTGAGTTGCACCCCTTTGATATCGGTGCTTGCTTGCAAGCTCGCCAACCAATATCACTAATAGCAGAGGCCTCAGCTGCCTCTGCAGCTTTTGCAATTAAATAG